The genomic window TATTAGTATCAAAATTAGGTTTGATAGTGGCTTTGATTATTCCTGTAGGTTTTAAAAAGTTCAAAATAGAAACCGAAAAATCACTGGTTATATAAAGCTCATTATTTGAATTTGACAGAGCTATATTATTAATATGTGAATATACTCCAGAAAAAACTTTAAAATTTTCTTTAGGTAGATTTTTATTGATCACTTCATTTAATGAACTATATGATGATGATACAGGTAAAAGAATATTAAAATTATCATCAACAAATCCAAAATTTACAGGAGGCAATGAGATTAAATTTAAAGCTGCCGGTTTTTCTCCAAAATAAAGTTGTAATTTAACATCAGTTCCTACTTTTATTCCTAGTTGATCATTGTTAGAAACCAAATCTGAATATCTTGCTGAATTTAAATCAGCTGTAAGCCAAAGATCATAATCGGGGTTAACAAGAATAGGTTCTTTTAACTCTAACCAATACTTTTCAACGAGTGCTCTTAGATTAAAAGATGAGATTTTAGAATCCAACTCTTTTGTAGCTACAGTAAGTTTTGAAACTACACTTTTTTGTAAACTATCGTTAATATTTATATCAGTTTTTAATTTAAGACCATAAATATCTAAAGTTAAAGGTAGATTATTATCAGAAATATTTAGAAAAGGGGAACTATAACATTCAATACCCCAGTTTGGTGTAATGCTAATTCTACTTTTTATTCCAGCACTACCATCTAAATTTATTTCTGTTCCTTGTTTTTGGTTGTTCCAATTAGCTTTAAATAAACCTGTAAATGAAGTTGTAGCTCGTACTTCTTGGCCTTGTGCATCAAAAACAATAGGAGATCTATTTATTTTATATGCCCAAATAAAAGATTCAGAAAAT from Cetobacterium sp. 8H includes these protein-coding regions:
- a CDS encoding DUF4403 family protein; its protein translation is SKIDINISMKKSIVENLINKQLPYTIEDSGSGTQIFNGNKNNALSVGLDLLGVVDKKFSRFSESFIWAYKINRSPIVFDAQGQEVRATTSFTGLFKANWNNQKQGTEINLDGSAGIKSRISITPNWGIECYSSPFLNISDNNLPLTLDIYGLKLKTDININDSLQKSVVSKLTVATKELDSKISSFNLRALVEKYWLELKEPILVNPDYDLWLTADLNSARYSDLVSNNDQLGIKVGTDVKLQLYFGEKPAALNLISLPPVNFGFVDDNFNILLPVSSSYSSLNEVINKNLPKENFKVFSGVYSHINNIALSNSNNELYITSDFSVSILNFLKPTGIIKATIKPNFDTNTGVLSGENFDYNLETNSFILTIANKLFKNKIKETIVKNYLSFNASENINLAKEFLQKKVENVQVDKNIYLKSNITSLKVNTVSLDENNISVIFNIIGNSSLEISE